Proteins from a single region of Kogia breviceps isolate mKogBre1 chromosome 5, mKogBre1 haplotype 1, whole genome shotgun sequence:
- the ZNF80 gene encoding LOW QUALITY PROTEIN: zinc finger protein 80 (The sequence of the model RefSeq protein was modified relative to this genomic sequence to represent the inferred CDS: deleted 2 bases in 1 codon; substituted 1 base at 1 genomic stop codon): MQEGHLKPVTASHKEVLLKKISLERSGVGKDDHLCSRVLQKQDSAGDALRECDSQGPSDTLSPAGKTLYECKECGKVLNKNCLLVRQQXIHTGVEAYTCQECREAFHEKVEVDFVRHRRIHTGQKPRKCAECGKAFNRRSHLVYHSWIHTGQKPYECREYGKASAHHSAFVRHKMIHTREKTCECK; encoded by the exons ATGCAGGAAGGGCACTTAAAGCCAGTTACAGCCTCCCACAAGGAGGTTCTCCTTAAGAAAATTAGCCTGGAGcgcagtggggtggggaaggatgaTCATCTGTGCTCAAGGGTTTTACAAAAGCAAGACTCTGCAGGAGATGCTCTCCGTGAATGTGATTCACAGGGACCAAGTGACACCTTGAGTCCTGCAGGGAAGACCCTATACGAATGCAAAGAATGCGGGAAAGTGCTTAACAAGAATTGCCTCCTTGTTCGACAGCAGTGAATTCACACTGGAGTGGAGGCTTACACGTGCCAGGAGTGTAGGGAGGCCTTTCATGAAAAGGTTGAGGTTGACTTCGTCCGGCACAGGAGG ATTCACACTGGGCAGAAGCCCCGTAAGTGTGCAGAGTGTGGGAAGGCCTTCAACCGTAGGTCACACCTCGTGTACCACTCGTGGATTCACACTGGCCAGAAGCCCTATGAGTGCAGGGAATATGGAAAGgcctctgctcaccactctgCTTTTGTCCGACATAAAATGATCCACACTAGAGAAAAAACCTGTGAGTGCAAATAA